One Larus michahellis chromosome 11, bLarMic1.1, whole genome shotgun sequence genomic region harbors:
- the SLC4A9 gene encoding anion exchange protein 4, producing MRAHVPRVAGTALQEADACSQPRPEGSNSESPYQAFGYSIFPSSMAPAAKRAGVAQQREDWGDTNCPLLFVQLNQLLSTPAGPEWREMARWIKFEEKVEDGGVRWSAPHVPALPLHSLFQLRTCLQKGTMLLDLDALSFKEIIDKALSEQPEEAELRPELRGRLAALLLCQPRHQTTKSLLRLLAELALSPCQGKAKSSTEPGAQVSETPLKEQLRNQFKKKVPPGAEAAHIAVGEVEFLEKPFTAFIRLRRGVALGSLAEVSLPSRFLFILLGPRAKVKAYHEVGRAMATLLTDELFQRVARQAEHREDIIAGMEAFLDELTVLPPGKWDPSARIPPPSCLPSSHRRTTTHPSDRQLHGNGDTSAAGDRAGLGHPRSGEELERTGRLFGGLLRDIRRKAPWYGSDFSDALHPQCLSAVLYIYLATVTNAITFGGMLGDATANMQGVLENFLGTAFAGSIFCLFSGQPLTILSSTGPVLVFERLLFSFSQDHSLDYLEFRLWIGLWVAFFGVVLVATEASHLVRYFTRFTEEGFCALISLIFIYDSLKKMRSLADAFPINWQYRLDNVTSYSCTCNLSSPGHSSAGNDTLLPSPLAPRQHPATLAGLSRTQCLAQGGHLLGTSCQYVPDVTLLSFLLFGVTFLSCTAFKRFRSSRYFPAAVRKLVSDFAIILTILASCAIDATLGLETPKLLVPSELKPTNPARGWIIFPFGANPWWVCLASAVPAILVTILIFMDQQITAVILNRREYKLQKGAGFHLDLLCVSLLMVVTSATGLPWYVSATVISLAHMESLRKESVTSAPGEHPEFLGIREQRLTGLAVFVLMGVSVFMAPVLKHIPMPVLYGVFLHMGVAALNSIQLTDRVRLLLMPAKHQPDLPYLRHVPLRRVHLFTIIQLLCLALLWVIKSTMAAIIFPVMLLALVGIRKGLERVFSLHDLSWLDGLLPGAAGEEVEGTRPGRRQAEESSGEGVGDVPGARLLLGADASPRARDQHLRELGPPPGSGARRGAEEAGASPLLPRWVRRPAGTTGPRRGLRRGQGRLPRVGLLEARSGPAGGAASDGHPRPPPRAHPVPAALPAGPGLGPGPARAPRPVTPVPVVTAAGPAPPAGAPGPAGSADTGHVAAPVSSRRAGRQNDARSPYRRPQLCEGTRLMFQAANRLPRSSGSEAGGTGRGGGL from the exons ATGCGAGCCCACGTGCCCAGAGTGGCTGGCACAGCTCTCCAGGAGGCAGACGCCTGCTCACAGCCCAGACCAGAGGGGAGCAACTCTGAATCTCCCTACCAAGCTTTTGGCTACAGCATCTTCCCCTCCAGCATGGCCCCAGCAGCCAAgagagccggtgtcgcccagcagcgggaggactggggggacacCAACTGCCCACTGCTCTTCGTTCAGCTCAACCAGCTCCTCAGCACCCCGGCGGGGCCGGAGTGGCGAGAGATGGCCAG GTGGATAAAATTCGAGGAGAAGGTGGAGGATGGTGGGGTGCGCTGGAGCGCGCCCcatgtcccagccctgcccctgcacAGCCTCTTCCAGCTGAGGACGTGCCTGCAGAAGGGGACAATGCTCCTGGATTTGGACGCCCTCAGTTTCAAGGAAATAATTG ACAAGGCACTTTCCGAGCAGCCCGAGGAAGCAGAGCTGCGTCCCGAGCTGAGGGGACGCCTGGCAGCCCTCCTACTCTGCCAGCCGCGGCACCAGACCACCAAATCCCTGCTGCGGCTCCTCGCTGAGCTCGCCCTCTCTCCCTGCCAAG GGAAGGCCAAGAGCTCGACTGAGCCTGGGGCCCAGGTCTCCGAAACGCCTCTTAAGGAGCAG CTGAGGAACCAATTTAAGAAGAAGGTCCCACCGGGGGCCGAAGCAGCCCACATTGCAGTTGGTGAAGTTGAGTTCCTGGAGAAGCCCTTCACTGCCTTCATCCGCCTCAGGCGAGGGGTGGCCCTTGGCTCGCTGGCTGAAGTCTCTCTCCCCAGCAG GTTTCTCTTCATTCTGTTGGGTCCCCGAGCCAAAGTGAAAGCCTACCACGAGGTTGGCAGGGCCATGGCCACGCTGCTGACGGATGAG CTCTTCCAAAGGGTTGCCCGGCAGGCTGAGCACCGAGAGGACATCATTGCAGGGATGGAGGCATTCCTGGATGAGCTGACCGTGCTTCCTCCTGGGAAATGGGACCCCAGTGCCCGAATTCCTCCCCCGAGCTGTCTGCCGTCTTCGCACAGGAG GACCACCACGCACCCATCAGATCGGCAGTTGCATGGCAATGGGGACACGtcggcagctggggacagagctggcttGGGGCACCCACGCTCCggggaggaactggagaggaCGGGCAG GCTTTTCGGGGGGTTGCTGCGAGATATCCGGAGGAAGGCGCCATGGTATGGCAGTGACTTCTCTGATGCCCTGCACCCCCAGTGCCTCTCGGCAGTGCTCTACATCTACCTGGCCACGGTCACCAACGCCATCACCTTTGGGGGCATGCTGGGGGATGCGACCGCCAACATGCAG GGGGTGCTGGAGAACTTCCTGGGCACAGCTTTTGCCGGCTCCATCTTCTGCCTCTTTTCTGGTCAGCCCCTGACCATCCTGAGCAGCACCGGCCCCGTGCTGGTCTTCGAGcgcctcctcttctccttcagcCA GGACCACAGCCTGGACTACCTGGAGTTTCGTCTCTGGATTGGGCTCTGGGTGGCCTTTTTTGGCGTGGTCTTGGTGGCCACTGAGGCCAGCCACCTGGTGCGGTACTTCACCCGCTTCACTGAGGAAGGCTTCTGCGCCCTCATCAGCTTGATATTCATCTACGACTCCCTGAAGAAGATGAGGAGTCTGGCAGACGCCTTTCCCATCAACTGGCAGTATCGTCTGGACAACGTCACCTCCTACAGCTGCACCTGCAACCTCTCCAGCCCCG GTCACAGCTCCGCGGGGAATGACACGCTGCTCCCCTCACCCCTGGCCCCCCGGCAG CATCCTGCCACCCTGGCTGGGCTGAGCAGGACCCAGTGCCTGGCTCAAGGTGGGCACCTCCTAGGGACCAGCTGCCAGTATGTGCCTGATGTCACCCTCCTCTCTTTCCTGCTCTTCGGGGTCACCTTCCTCTCCTGCACTGCATTCAAGCGCTTTAGGAGCAGCCGCTACTTCCCTGCAGCA GTGCGGAAGCTGGTGAGCGACTTTGCCATCATCCTGACCATCCTTGCCTCCTGCGCCATCGATGCCACCCTGGGCCTGGAGACCCCCAAGCTCCTCGTCCCCAGCGAGCTGAAG cccaCAAACCCAGCACGGGGCTGGATCATCTTCCCCTTTGGAGCCAACCCGTGGTGGGTCTGCCTGGCGTCTGCGGTGCCCGCCATCCTTGTCACGATCCTCATTTTCATGGACCAGCAAATCACAGCCGTCATCCTTAACCGCAGGGAGTACAAGCTGCAG AAAGGAGCAGGCTTTCACCTGGACCTCCTCTGTGTCTCCCTCTTGATGGTTGTGACCTCTGCCACTGGCCTCCCCTGGTATGTCTCGGCCACTGTCATCTCCCTGGCTCACATGGAGAGCCTGAGGAAGGAGAGCGTAACCTCAGCCCCAGGCGAGCACCCCGAGTTCCTGGGCATCAG ggagcagaggctgaCCGGCCTGGCCGTCTTTGTCCTGATGGGGGTCTCTGTCTTCATGGCACCCGTTCTCAAG CACATCCCGATGCCGGTGCTCTATGGGGTCTTTCTGCACATGGGGGTGGCGGCACTGAACAGTATCCAG CTCACAGACCGCGTGCGGCTGCTCCTGATGCCAGCCAAGCACCAGCCAGACCTTCCCTACCTCCGCCACGTGCCCCTGCGCCGGGTGCACCTCTTCACCATCATCCAGCTGCTGtgcctggccctcctctgggtcATCAAGTCCACCATGGCCGCTATTATTTTCCCAGTGATG CTGCTGGCGCTGGTGGGGATCCGgaaggggctggagcgtgtcttCTCCCTGCACGACCTGAGCTGGCTGGACGGCCTGCTGCCCGGCgcggctggggaggaggtggaggggacaCGGCCCGGGAGGCGGCAGGCGGAGGAAAGCAGCGGCGAGGGGGTAGGTGATGTCCCGGGTGCCAGGCTCCTCC TCGGAGCTGATGCCTCGCCGCGGGCCCGAGATCAACATCTCCGTGAATTAGGACcgccgccggggagcggggccaggcGAGGGGCGGAGGAAGCCGGGGccagcccgctcctgccccgCTGGGTCCGACGGCCGGCGGGCACGACCGGCCCTCGGCGGGGGCTCCGCCGCGGGCAGGGACGGCTCCCCCGGGTCGGGCTGCTCGAGGCCCGCtccggcccggccggcggcgctGCCAGCGACGGGCacccgcggcccccgccccgcgcccacCCTGTCCCTGCCGCGCTTCCTGCCGGGCCCGGGctcgggcccggccccgcccgagCCCCGCGTCCCGTCACGCCGGTGCCCGTGGTgacagccgccggccccgcccctcccgccggtgcccccggcccggccggcaGCGCCGACACAGGCCACGTGGCCGCGCCGGTGTCGTCACGGCGGGCGGGGCGGCAGAATGACG CCCGCTCGCCCTATCGACGCCCGCAGCTCTGTGAAGGCACACGACTGATGTTCCAGGCGGCCAATCGACTCCCGCGGAGTTCAGGAAGCGAGGCCGGGGGaacggggcggggcggcgggctcTAA
- the HBEGF gene encoding proheparin-binding EGF-like growth factor, with the protein MDGRAVLIHALLAAVCSAAAGGLGRDELHNEVLHKGGGGAPVPATAPLLGGSPEKEGGGAASGDDLSELPRVAFLSKPQGLVTPKKKGNGNKKRKGKGLGKKRDPCLRKYKDFCIHGECKYIRELGAPSCICQPGYHGERCHGLSLPVERQPSAYDHTTALAVVAVVLSSLCLVIIAALLMLRCHKRGAYNVENEEKIKLGITVNH; encoded by the exons ATGGACGGGCGGGCGGTGCTGATCCACGCGCTGCTGGCGGCAG TGtgctcggcggcggcgggcgggctggGCCGGGACGAGCTGCACAACGAGGTGCTGCAcaagggcggcggcggggcgccggTCCCGGCCACAGCCCCGCTGCTCGGCGGCAGCCCGGAGAAGGAGGGCGGCGGAGCGGCCTCGGGGGACGACCTCAGCGAGCTGCCGAGAG TTGCTTTCCTGTCAAAGCCTCAAGGCCTGGTTACTCCCAAGAAAAAAGGAAAcgggaataaaaaaagaaaaggcaaaggcctggggaagaagagagacCCGTGTCTGCGGAAGTACAAGGATTTCTGTATTCACGGCGAGTGCAAATACATCCGAGAGCTGGGAGCTCCCTCCTGCAT ATGCCAGCCAGGATATCATGGAGAGAGATGCCACGGCCTCTCGCTGCCTGTGGAGCGCCAGCCCAGCGCATACGACCACACCACGGCACTGGCTGTCGTCGCTGTTGTCCTGTCCTCCCTGTGTCTCGTCATCATCGCAGCCCTGCTGATGCTCAG GTGTCACAAGAGGGGTGCCTACAAtgtagaaaatgaagagaaaatcaAGCTGGGCATCACTGTGAATCACTGA